The segment GAAGAGTCTTTATTGAATGCCTTAACCCGCTTGACCGAATTTGGTCCGGGGTTTGTCTCTTGCACGTACGGCGCGGGCGGCAGTACTCAGCAGAAGACTCTGGAGTGGTGCGAAAAAATCCAGAATGTCCTTCAACAGACAGCAACCGCTCATTTCACCTGCGTAGGGAGCAGCCGGGAAGAGCTGGTCGACTGGTTGAACCAGGCGGCGGGTCGCGGTGTCCAGAACATTATGGCCTTGCGAGGCGATCCTCCCCGGGGAGAAACCGAATTCAAAGCGGCCGAAGGGGGGCTGCGATACGCCAACGAACTGGTGGAGTTGATCCGGGAACATTCCCCCAATGCTGGTATTGGTGTAGCGGGATATCCGGAGAAGCACCTGGAAGCACCCAGCATGGCGGACGATCTTGATAACTTGAAACGCAAAGTCGATGCGGGCGCCGATGTCATCGTGACGCAGATGTTCTACAACAACGAGCATTTCTTCCGATTTCAGGAAGCATGCCAAGCACGTCAGATTTCCATTCCGGTGGTTCCCGGCATTATGCCGATTACGAACTTCCAACGGATTCAGCGCATCACGGCGATGTGCGGATCAGAAATTCCAGAAGGCCTGGCGTCGCGGTTAGAAGCAGTGCAGGATGACGAAGCGGCCCAGTTTGAAATCGGAGTCGAGTTCGCCATTCAACAATGTCGGGAGTTACTGGAAGCAGGGGTGCCAGGCATTCATTTCTATGTCCTGAATAAGTCGCAAGCGTGCGAACAAATTCTGGAAGAATTGAATTTTCAGACGGCAACCTGATCACAGCTATCTGAGACAATGTCGGGTAAGCCAACAGATGTTCTTAGTTGGCAATGATGATTTAGAAACGGTTTGATCAGGAAAACTTCCTGATTGAATCAAGATACCTCGTTAATGAATTCTTAGTTGATAACTAAGGGGATGTATTTATATGACAGTCGGGACCGAACAGCCGGCCGGTGACGTGATTCGCGAATTGCTGGATAAACGTATTTTGTTGCTCGATGGAGCAATGGGTTCGTTGATCATGGCAGAGAGACCGTCGGAAGCCGACTATCGAGGGGAAAAGTTCGCCGGTCATAACGTCGATCTCAAGAACTGCAATGACATTCTCTGTCTGACGCAGCCGGACATGATCCGCACGATCCACCGGCAGTATTTCGAAGCGGGTTCGGACATCGTCGAGACCAACACATTCAATGCGAATGGGATCTCGATGCGGGAATATGACCTGCAAGACTACACCGTCGAAATCAACCAGGAGGCGGCTCGGCTCGCACGCGAAGCGGCAAAGGAAGCGGGAGTGAAACGGCCGCTGTTTGTGGCGGGAAGTATCGGACCGATGAACAGATCGCTGTCGATTTCTCCTGACGTGAATGACCCAGGGAGCCGGCTGGTCACCTTCGATGAAGTCGTGGAAGGATACCTGTCGCAGATTCATGGACTCGTCACCGGTGGTGTCGATATCCTGATGCCGGAAACAGCGTTTGACACGTTGAATCTGAAGGCGTGTCTGTTTGCAATCGACCAGTACTTCAAAGAGCACAATGTCTCGTTGCCCGTGATGGTTTCGGGGACGATTACCGATGACAGTGGCCGCACCATGACGGGGCAGACGATCGAAGCCTTCTGGGCATCGATTTCGCACTTCGACATGCTTTCGGTCGGGCTGAACTGCGCCCTCGGACCAGAGAAAATGCGTTCGTTCATTGAATCTATCTCAGGCATGGCTCCACCTTATGTGAGCTGTTATCCGAATGCCGGACTCCCTAATGAAATGGGTGAGTTCGACATGACTCCCGAACAGATGGGGAATCATCTGCGTGAGTTCGCCCAGAACGGTTGGTTGAATATCGTTGGTGGTTGTTGCGGAAGCACGCCCGCGCACCTGAAGGCGATCTCCCAAGCCGTTCACGGAATCGCTCCGCGCAAACGTCCCGATGTTCCGAAGTATTCAACTTACAGTGGTCTGGAAGATTTGACCGTTCGGCCGGAAACAAACTTCTTGATGATTGGGGAACGAACCAATGTGACCGGTTCCCGCAAGTTTGCGCGGTTAGTACGTGAAGAAAACTACGACGAAGCTCTCTCTGTCGCCCGACATCAGATTGAGGGCGGAGCGAATATGCTCGACGTCAACATGGACGAAGGCTTGCTCGACAGTCCGCTCGTCATGAAGACTTTCCTGAACCTGCTTGCTGCCGAGCCCGACATTTGCCGCGTGCCGATCATGGTGGATAGTTCGAACTTCGACGTGATCGAAGCGGGACTGAAATGTATCCAGGGTAAAGGAGTCGTTAACTCGATCAGTTTGAAAGAGGGAGAAGAAAAATTCCTTGAACAGGCGCGACTCGTTCGTCGCTACGGTGCGGCTGTTGTCGTGATGGCGTTCGATGAAAATGGCCAGGCCGTCGATGCCGACCATAAAGTTTCCATTTGTAAACGCGTATATAAACTGTTGACCGAGAAGGTTGGTTTCCCGCCTGAAGACATCATCTTCGATCCGAATATTCTGACCATTGCGACGGGAATGTCCGAGCATGACAATTACGCCGTTGAATTCTTTGACGCCGTGCGAAGGATCAAAGAGTCGTGCCCCGGCGCGAAAACATCTGGTGGCGTGAGTAACGTCTCGTTCTCGTTCCGCGGCAATGATGTGGTGCGTGAAGCGATGAACGCCGCCTTCCTGTATCATGCGATTAAGGCGGGCCTCGACATGGGGATCGTCAATTCGGCGCAACTGGAAGTTTATGAAGAAATCGAACCGGAACTACTGGAACACATTGAAGATGTGTTGCTCAACCGGCGCGAAGATGCGACCGAACGGATGGTTGACTTCGCCGAAAAAGTCAAAGACCAGGGCGGGGCGGTTACTGAGAAGAAAATCGACCTGTGGCGACAAGGGACAGTGGAAGAGCGTTTACAGCATGCGTTGCTGAAGGGGATTACTGACTACATCGATGAAGACACAGAAGAGGCGCGATTGAAATACCCGCGACCTCTTGATGTGATTCAAGGCCCACTGATGGACGGGATGAACGTCGTTGGTCGGCTCTTTGGTGAAGGGAAAATGTTCCTGCCCCAAGTGGTTAAGAGCGCCCGCGTGATGAAAAAATCGGTCGCTTGGCTCATGCCTTTCATGGAAGCTGAAAAAGAGGGCGATCCTGAGGCGGATCAGTCGCGCGGTAGAGTGTTGATCGCCACTGTGAAGGGCGATGTCCACGATATCGGTAAAAACATCGTCGCCGTAGTATTGCGATGTAATAACTTCGATGTGATCGATCTGGGTGTGATGGTTCCCGCAGAGAAGATTCTGGCGACTGCCAAAGAGAAAGGGGTCGATATTATCGGCCTGAGTGGTTTGATTACGCCCTCGCTCGACGAGATGGTGCACGTTGCGCGTGAAATGAAGCGGCAAGAGTTCAGCGTTCCCCTGTTGATTGGCGGAGCGACCACCAGTTCCAAACATACTTCTGTTAAGATCGCGACGGAATACGGCGAACCTGTCGTGCATGTGGCCGATGCGTCGTTATCGGTGCCGGCAGTGGAGTCGTTGCTCGACAAGAAAAATCGGATCGCGTTTATTGAAAGCAATCTAGCGAAGCAGGAACGCGACCGCGAGATGTTTAATAAACGTCAAACGGTAAACCTGGTTCCATTTGCCGAGGCCTGCGAACGCAGTTTGACTTCAGATTGGGATTCTCTGCCAATCGAGAAACCTTCCTTCCTGGGACTGAGGCCGATTGAAGTCGGCTTAGAGAAGCTGGTTCCTTATATTGACTGGTCACCCTTTTTCCAATCATGGCAACTCCGAGGGAAGTACCCGTCTATTTTTGAAGATAAAATTGTCGGCACCGAAGCGAAGAAATTATTTGATGACGCGAGCAAGCTGATTGATCGTATGGTGAATGAGAAACTGCTCGCCGCTAAAGGAGTGTATGGGTTCTGGCCTGCGAATGCAGACGGGAACGACATCATTGTTTATACGGACGAATGCCGCACAACCGAGAAAATGCGATTTAACATGTTGCGGCAACAGTGGGAACGTAAAGATCAGAAAGCGTTCCGCTCTCTGGCCGATTACATCGCTCCTGTCGAGTCTGGGCGAGCCGATTATATCGGTGCTTTTGCCGTCACGACAGGCCATGGTTGTATGGAACTCGTTCAAGAATTCCAGGAAGATCATGACGATTACAACTCGATCATGACCAAAGCACTGGCCGATCGTCTGGCGGAAGCCTTTGCCGAATACCTGCATCACGAGGCACGCGTAGAGTGGGGCTTTGGGAAGCAGGAGGATCTCGATAGCGAAGAGATGATCGACGAAAAGTACCGAGGGATTCGTCCAGCCTTTGGTTACCCCGCCTGTCCAGATCACACAGAAAAATGGAAGCTGTTTGATTTACTGGATGCGGAATCTCACACCGGGATTACTCTGACGGAAAGTCTGGCGATGCTGCCCGCGGCAGCCGTAAGCGGGTTGTACTTTTCTCACCCCGATGGTCGTTACTTCTCTGTGGACCGAATTACTCGCGAACAGGCGGAAGATTACGCACGTCGTAAAGGGATGGAACTGACCGAAGTTGAACGTTGGTTGTCTCCAAACCTGGGATACAATCCGAATGAGGAGCCGGCGGCGGCTAAGTAATATTCCTATGACAACGTTCTATAGGCGACGCCTGAATGTGTTGCTGTCTGAATAGGGTCTCTATGTGGACTGTCTATACAGATTAAATCAAAAAATAGCCTGCGGTAGAACGATGCATTTTGCAGTCTGATCTACCAGCAGTTTTTTTTTGTCTGCTGTCCCAGCCTCAGGCTTTGAGCTTGGCCAGGAGTATTGCCAGATTGGCGCCCAGGTCAAGGATGCGTTGTTGCTGAGATTCGTTTTTCAGGTCACCCGTGTCGGTGAAGGCATCGAACGCTTGACCGACGGCCACCTGTTGTGGCAGCACCGTGACACCGATATTACCAAGAATGTCGCGGACATGATTGAGGCCTCGTAATCCACCGAGGGCACCGGGTGAAGCGGCCATCAATGTAGCGTACTTTCCTTGAAACCCAGCGAGGCCAGGTAAATCTTCTGTCGGACGCGAAACCCAATCGATCGTATTTTTCAGTAGAGGCGTGATCGAACTGTTGTATTCTGGGGACGAAATCAAGAACCCTTCATGGTCTACGAAAAGCTGTTGGAGCTTCCGGAGGTTTTCAGGTGTACCCCGCTGTTCCAGATCTTGATTGAAGAGAGGAAGGGGGTATTCGTCCAGGTTTAAGTAGGTGACTTCCGCTCCCGCCTGTCGGGCACCTGCGGCCGCGATCATTACCAGTAAAGAGTTCACAGAGCCGACACGAGTGCTTCCGGAGAAAGCGAGGATTTTAGGAGTGGTCATCGTTTAGGATCCCTTGTTTGTCTGGCGGTTATCGAGGCTCATTGGTCCGGGGCCATTAGCGATGATGAACACCATGGTGCCCATTAGTGCCAGATTTTTCATGAATTGAATCATTTGCTGCTGTTTGGCGGCCGCTTCTTCGATTGTCCAGAAATCATGGAAGAAATACGTCGCGAGAACAAGGAAGACGAGTAATAAAGATGCCCCGCAGCGTGCTTTGAATCCGACGATCAAGGAAAGGCTTCCTGCGCTCAGAAAGAGAATGGCACCTGCGAGCATGACTTGAGGGATGGGGACGCCTTCGGACTCCATGTAACCGGCAACATTGTTGAAGTTGGGGATCTTGTTACCGACCGCACTCATCAGGAAGATGGTGCTGATCATGATGCGTCCCAAGAGGCTGGCTATTCCTTGCAAAGTTTTGTTCATAAGAGTCTGCTTTCAATGTGAAAATCAATCAAGTGTGGAGGGGTTTCAAAGAGATTGATCTTATGTAAATTATTTACATGTAAACTAAAGGGCAGAAAAATCGACTCAAACGCTGGTCCGCGCCTTTTCCAGAAGGCGTGATAGCTCTTTGAGTTCTTTCTGCGATAAATGACCCAGTAATGATTTCTCCAGATCGTCCACCGGTTTGTCCAGCTGTTTGAGTAGTTTGAGGCCTTGTGGGGTAATCTCGATATAAACGACTCGACGATCTTCTACGCAACGTTCGCGGGAAACCAGTTCCTGCTTTTCCAAACGGTCGATTAAGCCAGTAATGGCGGGGACAACCTGGATCATGCGATCCGCGATCTCCAGGCTGGGAAGTGGTTTGCCTTCCCCTCGTAAAATCCGGAGGACATTATATTGTGATGACGTGAGTCCATGTTCACGAAACAATCGCCCGTACCGATTCTGGAATTGATCACCAGTACGGAGCAAATTCAGCATGGCTTCCTTTTCCAGGGTTTCGAATCCGGTTTTTTTCTTTAGTTCTAACTGCAGTTTACTCTTGGCCATTAATTTGTCCTGTAGGGAATGCTTATGTGGACATAGTTTACATGTAAACTAATATCTGTCAAGAGAGGGCATGAAAAAGGGTCCTCCCCAGCGTGGATGCATGGGGGGACCCTGGGAATGATTATGAAACCTGATTGCGGCCGTGTGTTGAGCCGCTTAACAAGGGCGAATTTCACTTGCAGTGAGTTTCAAGGGCCATCTGTGCTGTGCGATGATGGCTATCTTAGCGATTCCAGGTAACTCAACAGGTCGCGAAACTCCTGCGTGGTGATCTGATCGATCAGTTTTTCGGGCATGATCGACTTATTTTGCGGCGTGGTCGACTCGATTTCCGTGAGTGGAATCAGGTTGATTCGACCACTCGTTTCACCTAGTTTCAGCTTTCCATCGGCGGTTTCGCCCAGATGAATTCCGTTGTAGGTTTTGCCGTCTTCCGTGATGACCGAGTAGGTGGTGAACTGGGGGGCGATTTCGGCGTGGGGTTCGAGAATCGATTCCGCCAGTTTTCCCCGAACGGAAGTGCGGGCGATGTTGGACAGGTCGGGGCCAATTTCGGAGCCGCGACCTTGGATCATGTGACAATTAAAACAGCCTGACCCCATCTGGTGGAAAAAGACGCGTCGACCGGCTTCCGCATTGCCTTCAAGTGCGGCTCCCTTTTTCCACTCGGCTAACTGCGACGGTCGAGCCAGAAGAGCATTCTGCATGAACTTAGGAAACTCAGGTCCTACGTAAACCAGACCGAATTGTTCGGCCAGTTCGTTTTGTTGTTCAGCGTCGAGATCTTTATTCAAGCTTTCAAACTGGGCGAAGTATTTGGCGTAGAATTCCGGATTCAGGTTTGGGACGCCTCGCAGCATTCGGAGTGCTTCCCTCTGTGATTGGGAATCTTTACTCAACGCAAACTCTTGAGCAACCTTTTGTATTTCTGGAGATTGTGAGGCGATACGTCCGAGTACAAACAAAATTTCTGGTTTAATTTCAGGCGGTGTTTCCGGGGCCTGCAATTGCTTCAGAAGTTCGGCCTCAAAAGGAGAACCAGGGGCAAGGTGAGGGGATTGCTGGAGTGTATAGAGTGCTTCCTGTTTCAGGAGCGGGTCCGTCGATTGCAGCAAACTGGTCAGCAGTTTTTCTGTCAAACCGAAGTGATAGGGGGGCAACATACGCAACGCTTGAGCCCGCATGGCGGCAGGCCGTTCGGCGTCATTCAGCATTTGGAGAATATACTGAGTTCCGGGGACTTCAGCGGAGGCTGTCCGTTCTTCGCCATCAAGTCGCTCGAGGGAAGCGAGGATGTATTGAAATACGAGTGAGGTTAAATGGGGATTTGTGAGGAGCTTTTCCAGGTCGGGGCGGAGACTCTGCAGTTCCTCTTCACCCACCCAGCGAACTGCCGTTTGCTGTACGAGCGGGTCCAGGTCATAGAGTGCGATTTTCAGCCCGTCGGTGTTCGCCGGATTCTTCAGACGCAGGGCGACGAGGTAACCTGCACGCGCAGTTGGTGCGGGTGTTTGCGACTGGTTAAGTCGTTTGACCAGGTCTTCCTCTGTGAGGTGGCGTGCCGCATTGTGAATAACTTCGTTGAAGAGGTGTTTGTCGTTCAATTGGCCGAGCCGGGTGAAGAGGGCTTCGCCCGCACTACTTTCAAACAGGGAAAGATCGCGATGGGTGTATAACAAACGGCGACTTTGGGTATTGTTCTGCGCTGAAGGAGTGTTGCTCAAGCGTTTGAGGGCATCGAAGAGGGCGGGTTGTTCGAGTCGAGTGATTTCGGCGGGTGTTGCGACTTCCATGTTCGATTCAACCGGTTGTTTGGCAGAGAGACGCCATAAGCGACCTTGCCCGTGAACCTTGTATTCTTTCAGAACCCAATCGGTGAAATAGAGCGAACCATCCGGAGCAAGGGCGAGACCCACCGGTCGGAAGTTCTCGCCTCCTTCAACGATTGGTTCAGCGTGCGAGGTGAACGAGGAACCTTTGGGGACCAGTTGGAAACGTTCAATGCGATGATCGCCCCAAGCCCCCACGAGAAGTGAGCCGTGGTATTCAGCGGGAAATGTTCCCTTGTCGTAAGCAACGATGCCGGATGGGGCTTCTCCGGTGCCAGCCAACATGGGCAGCGTACCGGGGAGTTCTCCGTTCCAGGAAGTATAAGGATGGGTTCCCCGTCGACCATTTCGGAAGCGGTAACCAAAGTCACTGTCAGGCGTGACGTGCAGTAACCGACAAGGAGGGCGGCTGTCGGGGTCGTTGTCGACCGTAAAGATTTCACCGGCGGCGTTAACGCAGGACGCGTGGGGGTTCCAGAACCCGGTGCTCCAGTGAGTCAGCTTCGAACCATCCAATTGAAACTGAAACAGAGACCCTCCTTCACCTCCTCCGCTGTGCGAAGAGTCGTCGGAACCGGTCAGCTTGTATTCCGCCCCCAGGTTTTCGCCGAGGCCAATGTAGAGATTGTTGCCAGAATCCATCGCGAACCCGGCAAGTCCATTGTGCGGGTAGTCTCCGTCCGTTTCGAGTTTCAGGAGAGACTGTTGGTCGTCGACCTTCAGATCCTGATTCTCATCTTTCAGGAGCAGGACTTCTTTTCGTGTCGCCAGGTACACCTGTCCCGGTTTCGGGATGATGATGCTCATCGCATGGGTAAAGCCATCTGCAAAGACGACGGGGTCACTGGTAGATTTACCGTTAGAATCGACCGTGAATACGAGAATGCGGTCAGTCGGATGCCCGCTATACTCTTCCGGTGGGAAGTGAGTATTGCTTTCGATGACCCAGATACGACCGTCGGAGTCGACTGTCAGACCAGTGGGAGTGACGAGTTGCGGATGCTCGGCAACCAGCGTCAGTTGCAGGCGATCGTCCAGCGAATGGGGTTCAACGAATTTTTCTGATTCTGGTGTGACGGTTTCCTGAGCACTGATCAATAAGCTGGAGAAAAGACCCAAACCGCTCATCAAAGAGGCGGACAGGAGAGATTTTGCAAACAGGGTAATTAGGGAGGAACGCATGAAAACATCCTGGCTTACTGGTGGGGAACGGGTAAGTCAGGATGACGCATTTTCAAATTGGATTCAATAGCGATGCGACTAATTCTATTAAGGTACATCTTTATATTGAATTCGGCCCAATTCAGCGATGAAGTGAATCGGAGTGTCAGCTGGTAAAACGTCTTTGCCTTCATTCGGGATGGCCATCCAAGTGAGTTTGCGATCTCCTAAAAGTTCGGGTGGAACAATGAATTCAACGGATCCGGAGACGGGGCACTGCATAATTCCTTCTTGAATACCTATTGGAAGCGCGTTTAACGGTCCGTGCCGAGCAGATTTCCTATGATAACTATCATTGAAAATTTCGCCGTCGGCATCGTTGAGTCGGATGCGAAAAAAAAGGGAAACAGTGTCCAGACTCGTCGGTTTGATACGGTCCGTTTTTACACGTAAGCGATATTTGACTCCGCTTTTGGTCGTGCTGAATTCCTCCGGCGCATCCGCATCCGGTTCCAGCGGTTTGTCGGCCAGGGAGCGATGCGAGAGATCTTCTTTTTTTCGTTCAATTCTCTCCACTTCGACGAGGAACGTTAAAGCAGCGTTTGGCGGAATCGGTCCTTGCCCTCGCTCGCCATATCCTAGTTTAGGGGGAACGATGAATTCGATCATACCTCCCTTTCCTATCAGGGAAAGGGCTTCGCGCATTCCAATAATGAGGGAATTGTAGTCCACATGCATCAAGTGTCCGTCATGGTAGGTCGTGTCAAAGACGTAACCATCATCGAGAGATCCACGCATCATCATGGCAACCTTATCACCAGGTTTGACCGGCTTACCCTCGTATTCTCGCAAGATTCTATACTTCAATCCGCTTTCGGTAGTTTTGAACTCCATATCGGCATCGGGATCAGCGGGTTTGGGAACATATCGCTCTGATGGTTTACATCCCGACAAGGTTACTAAGCTTAAAAAGCAGAGTAGAGTTCCAAGTAAAAGAACGGAAATCGTTTTATTCTTCATTGTGACAATCATTCCTGTTACTCGATTGAATTCAAACAGGGAGAAATATAGGCGAATGAGTGGGGTTAATGAAATCTCAACTGTGGTGAAATTCGATTGGACATGTTGTAGTT is part of the Polystyrenella longa genome and harbors:
- the metF gene encoding methylenetetrahydrofolate reductase [NAD(P)H] — protein: MRLADIFRDHSQQRFSIEIFPPQTEKGEESLLNALTRLTEFGPGFVSCTYGAGGSTQQKTLEWCEKIQNVLQQTATAHFTCVGSSREELVDWLNQAAGRGVQNIMALRGDPPRGETEFKAAEGGLRYANELVELIREHSPNAGIGVAGYPEKHLEAPSMADDLDNLKRKVDAGADVIVTQMFYNNEHFFRFQEACQARQISIPVVPGIMPITNFQRIQRITAMCGSEIPEGLASRLEAVQDDEAAQFEIGVEFAIQQCRELLEAGVPGIHFYVLNKSQACEQILEELNFQTAT
- the metH gene encoding methionine synthase, coding for MTVGTEQPAGDVIRELLDKRILLLDGAMGSLIMAERPSEADYRGEKFAGHNVDLKNCNDILCLTQPDMIRTIHRQYFEAGSDIVETNTFNANGISMREYDLQDYTVEINQEAARLAREAAKEAGVKRPLFVAGSIGPMNRSLSISPDVNDPGSRLVTFDEVVEGYLSQIHGLVTGGVDILMPETAFDTLNLKACLFAIDQYFKEHNVSLPVMVSGTITDDSGRTMTGQTIEAFWASISHFDMLSVGLNCALGPEKMRSFIESISGMAPPYVSCYPNAGLPNEMGEFDMTPEQMGNHLREFAQNGWLNIVGGCCGSTPAHLKAISQAVHGIAPRKRPDVPKYSTYSGLEDLTVRPETNFLMIGERTNVTGSRKFARLVREENYDEALSVARHQIEGGANMLDVNMDEGLLDSPLVMKTFLNLLAAEPDICRVPIMVDSSNFDVIEAGLKCIQGKGVVNSISLKEGEEKFLEQARLVRRYGAAVVVMAFDENGQAVDADHKVSICKRVYKLLTEKVGFPPEDIIFDPNILTIATGMSEHDNYAVEFFDAVRRIKESCPGAKTSGGVSNVSFSFRGNDVVREAMNAAFLYHAIKAGLDMGIVNSAQLEVYEEIEPELLEHIEDVLLNRREDATERMVDFAEKVKDQGGAVTEKKIDLWRQGTVEERLQHALLKGITDYIDEDTEEARLKYPRPLDVIQGPLMDGMNVVGRLFGEGKMFLPQVVKSARVMKKSVAWLMPFMEAEKEGDPEADQSRGRVLIATVKGDVHDIGKNIVAVVLRCNNFDVIDLGVMVPAEKILATAKEKGVDIIGLSGLITPSLDEMVHVAREMKRQEFSVPLLIGGATTSSKHTSVKIATEYGEPVVHVADASLSVPAVESLLDKKNRIAFIESNLAKQERDREMFNKRQTVNLVPFAEACERSLTSDWDSLPIEKPSFLGLRPIEVGLEKLVPYIDWSPFFQSWQLRGKYPSIFEDKIVGTEAKKLFDDASKLIDRMVNEKLLAAKGVYGFWPANADGNDIIVYTDECRTTEKMRFNMLRQQWERKDQKAFRSLADYIAPVESGRADYIGAFAVTTGHGCMELVQEFQEDHDDYNSIMTKALADRLAEAFAEYLHHEARVEWGFGKQEDLDSEEMIDEKYRGIRPAFGYPACPDHTEKWKLFDLLDAESHTGITLTESLAMLPAAAVSGLYFSHPDGRYFSVDRITREQAEDYARRKGMELTEVERWLSPNLGYNPNEEPAAAK
- a CDS encoding NADPH-dependent FMN reductase — protein: MTTPKILAFSGSTRVGSVNSLLVMIAAAGARQAGAEVTYLNLDEYPLPLFNQDLEQRGTPENLRKLQQLFVDHEGFLISSPEYNSSITPLLKNTIDWVSRPTEDLPGLAGFQGKYATLMAASPGALGGLRGLNHVRDILGNIGVTVLPQQVAVGQAFDAFTDTGDLKNESQQQRILDLGANLAILLAKLKA
- a CDS encoding DoxX family protein: MNKTLQGIASLLGRIMISTIFLMSAVGNKIPNFNNVAGYMESEGVPIPQVMLAGAILFLSAGSLSLIVGFKARCGASLLLVFLVLATYFFHDFWTIEEAAAKQQQMIQFMKNLALMGTMVFIIANGPGPMSLDNRQTNKGS
- a CDS encoding MarR family winged helix-turn-helix transcriptional regulator encodes the protein MAKSKLQLELKKKTGFETLEKEAMLNLLRTGDQFQNRYGRLFREHGLTSSQYNVLRILRGEGKPLPSLEIADRMIQVVPAITGLIDRLEKQELVSRERCVEDRRVVYIEITPQGLKLLKQLDKPVDDLEKSLLGHLSQKELKELSRLLEKARTSV
- a CDS encoding PVC-type heme-binding CxxCH protein, whose product is MRSSLITLFAKSLLSASLMSGLGLFSSLLISAQETVTPESEKFVEPHSLDDRLQLTLVAEHPQLVTPTGLTVDSDGRIWVIESNTHFPPEEYSGHPTDRILVFTVDSNGKSTSDPVVFADGFTHAMSIIIPKPGQVYLATRKEVLLLKDENQDLKVDDQQSLLKLETDGDYPHNGLAGFAMDSGNNLYIGLGENLGAEYKLTGSDDSSHSGGGEGGSLFQFQLDGSKLTHWSTGFWNPHASCVNAAGEIFTVDNDPDSRPPCRLLHVTPDSDFGYRFRNGRRGTHPYTSWNGELPGTLPMLAGTGEAPSGIVAYDKGTFPAEYHGSLLVGAWGDHRIERFQLVPKGSSFTSHAEPIVEGGENFRPVGLALAPDGSLYFTDWVLKEYKVHGQGRLWRLSAKQPVESNMEVATPAEITRLEQPALFDALKRLSNTPSAQNNTQSRRLLYTHRDLSLFESSAGEALFTRLGQLNDKHLFNEVIHNAARHLTEEDLVKRLNQSQTPAPTARAGYLVALRLKNPANTDGLKIALYDLDPLVQQTAVRWVGEEELQSLRPDLEKLLTNPHLTSLVFQYILASLERLDGEERTASAEVPGTQYILQMLNDAERPAAMRAQALRMLPPYHFGLTEKLLTSLLQSTDPLLKQEALYTLQQSPHLAPGSPFEAELLKQLQAPETPPEIKPEILFVLGRIASQSPEIQKVAQEFALSKDSQSQREALRMLRGVPNLNPEFYAKYFAQFESLNKDLDAEQQNELAEQFGLVYVGPEFPKFMQNALLARPSQLAEWKKGAALEGNAEAGRRVFFHQMGSGCFNCHMIQGRGSEIGPDLSNIARTSVRGKLAESILEPHAEIAPQFTTYSVITEDGKTYNGIHLGETADGKLKLGETSGRINLIPLTEIESTTPQNKSIMPEKLIDQITTQEFRDLLSYLESLR
- a CDS encoding FKBP-type peptidyl-prolyl cis-trans isomerase, which produces MKNKTISVLLLGTLLCFLSLVTLSGCKPSERYVPKPADPDADMEFKTTESGLKYRILREYEGKPVKPGDKVAMMMRGSLDDGYVFDTTYHDGHLMHVDYNSLIIGMREALSLIGKGGMIEFIVPPKLGYGERGQGPIPPNAALTFLVEVERIERKKEDLSHRSLADKPLEPDADAPEEFSTTKSGVKYRLRVKTDRIKPTSLDTVSLFFRIRLNDADGEIFNDSYHRKSARHGPLNALPIGIQEGIMQCPVSGSVEFIVPPELLGDRKLTWMAIPNEGKDVLPADTPIHFIAELGRIQYKDVP